From Cyclopterus lumpus isolate fCycLum1 chromosome 4, fCycLum1.pri, whole genome shotgun sequence, a single genomic window includes:
- the LOC117730107 gene encoding gamma-interferon-inducible lysosomal thiol reductase, producing MKLSVVCLLFCVVWRSSGSAHPKPACRYPPSQWCRSLEIAIACNVEKQCMEVNATRPNQAVPPVSVILYYESLCPDCRVFITQQLFPTWTMLQDIMTVTLVPYGNAKEIPSANSPFTCQHGEPECRGNMIEACIIHLTGHTAFQIIYCMESSVNVVNAAQPCLQLYAPSVSWSSVDSCWKGGLGYQLMHRNAVMTRALRPVHTHVPWLTVNGEYEEENEDKEMSSLFYFVCQLYKGVKPPACSGATVRLNRSFC from the exons ATGAAGCTGTCCGTTGTGTGTTTACTCTTCTGTGTCGTTTGGAGAAGCTCCGGCTCGGCTCACCCTAAACCAGCCTGCCGGTACCCGCCGTCTCAGTGGTGCCGATCCCTGGAGATCGCCATAGCGTGCAAT GTTGAGAAGCAGTGTATGGAGGTGAATGCTACCAGACCAAACCAGGCTGTTCCTCCAGTATCTGTCATTCTGTACTATGAGAGTTTGTGTCCGGACTGCAGAGTCTTCATCACCCAGCAGCTCTTCCCCACCTGGACGATGCTTCAGGACATCATGACTGTCACTTTGGTCCCCTACGGGAACGCTAAG GAAATCCCATCAGCAAATTCTCCCTTCACCTGTCAGCACGGAGAGCCTGAATGCAGAGGAAACATGATTGAG GCCTGCATCATCCATTTAACGGGACACACAGCATTTCAGATCATCTACTGCATGGAGTCGTCTGTAAATGTTGTCAACGCTGCCCAGCCT TGTCTCCAGCTGTACGCTCCCTCCGTCTCCTGGTCGAGTGTCGACTCCTGTTGGAAGGGAGGTCTGGGATACCAGCTGATGCACCGCAACGCTGTCATGACCAGAGCGCTGCGGCCCGTGCACACGCACGTCCCCTGGCTCACCGTCAATGGG GAATACGAAGAGGAGAATGAGGACAAAGAGATGTCGTCTCTGTTCTACTTCGTTTGCCAACTCTACAAG GGGGTGAAGCCTCCAGCCTGCAGTGGAGCTACAGTCAGACTGAACAGAAGCTTCTGCTGA